The window CATGTGCCTCAGTGCCTCAATGCCTCAATCGTGCTCTCATCCTGAGCAGGTCAGTTACTTTCTCTTCTCGCCAGGAAGGGGCTTGAAAATCAGCTCCCCGTTGACGTACGTTTCCGCACGATCACTACAAGCGCTTATGGAATCAAAGGAGCGCATCAAGGTAAGGAGTTCCTTCTGGACTTTTTTCCCAGGGCCACTCCCGTTTGCCTCCGTTATATCAATCAACCAATCAGCAACCGGAGCAAACTGCTCCGCCAGTCGTTGTGGACGCAGCAGAAAAGCAGAAGAATTGGCTGTAGGAACACAGCTACCTGCTGTTTCTCCCAACTCTTTGACCATATTCCCGGTCAGGGCCTCAAAATCCGGCTGCTCTTCCAGTAAGGTTCGCAATTGACTTTCTCCATTGGCAATATAGAGCATGGTATCCGTAAGAACGATAGCCAGATGGGTGGCTTCCATCGGCATGACTGTCCAGTAATAAAGACGACTGCCCCCCGCCTTTTCATTATGCTCATTGGCGAAGCCCTGTTTTTTCAGCGTATCACGTAGCTTTCTCAATGCCCAGCCAGCGCCCTTCTTGTTCTGCACCCTAAAAGCCAATATAGTTTGGGGAAGAGGAAAGACCCCAGCATTGACAACCTTATGGATAGAGATCCCAGCCTGTGGCCCTACCGCCTCAAGAAACTTATCCAGAGAAAAACCTACTTCCTCCTGAATGGTCTTTTCCAGTGCAGCAAATTGCTGATCACTTGCTTCCGCAAAGAGCAACCGACGAAAAAAGGCCTTATCAAAACTGGCTGTCCGATAATGCAGGACTGTTTGCTCCTGCACCAGCGCAGAAACAAGCGCCTCATTATTCCAGGTATTTTCTTCCGGCAAATCGTCTTCCGAGACAAGCTCAGGGTCACGCTCTCCACGTATCCGTAGGCGTAGCTCCCCCCCCTCATCAACCAGCAGAGCACCCACGCTTTCTATCCCGGCGAGATCATCCATTATATTTTGTACATTCTCCTGCGCAAAGGAACTGAGGAGCTCTTGCAGGACAAGCCCATTGAGATAGGAACGAGCATACACCTGTCCTGTCATCTGGCCTTTCACCTGGCCTTTCATCTGTCCTTTTCCAGCCTTCTGCTCTTGCCCCTTCCAAAAGGTCTCTGTTGCAGAAAAGAGAGGAGAATGCCGTAGGACCTTCCCTGACTTTTGCTGCTCAACAGCAATAACAATCCTCTTCGGGTCATAGGCCAGCATAATAATTCCCTGGTCATCATAGCCGTAAAGCATCTCATCATCCTCCAATCTGATCTGGACCATATTCAAACCGGAGATGCTGGAGCTGCTCACCTCTTTGCCCATGAATAAGCAGGCAAGCCTGCTTATCAGGCCAGCTGAAGAAGAACTCCCAAAGACCATAAGGGCACGCTTCAGCTCCTGCTCTGGATTTTCCTGCAAACGTTCCGGGTCTGGAGGATAAAAAGCTATAATCGCATCATCACCAAAAAAACGACGAAACAACTGATTGGTCAACGTATCAGCAACAGCATCATAGAGGGCATCATATTTTTCCAGATCTTGCTCCAGAGCGCCAAACTCTCCCATCATCTCATGCATGACAGGCTTGGAGAGAAAATGTCCCAAAGGTGTGCCTGGAAATTTCTCAGACAGGCCCTCCATATCATATAGCCCGATAAGAGCTACCGTGTCCTCGGGTAAAAAATCAGCGTAATAATCCTGCTCAGGTCCAGGGGGAACCGGACGAAGAAGAAAGTATAAAAACGCACCAATAAGACAGACAAGACAAAGTCCAAAAACTTTTTTTTTCATATGTTCTAAATGTAACGATCTGATGTTCGGGGAAGGAATATTGAGACAGAGAGGACTTGAAACACAAAAAAGACGAGGCTTCTCAAAAATGCGTCATACCGATCCATCTTAGTAGATATTTTTACCCTAAAAAGATGCAAAGTCAATTTTTATCAGTTATAATATTTTGTAGTTTTCAGAGCGAAATCAGAGCGGTTTTCCAGTAGACGAGAACCACCCCCTTCATATGACTCTGCTTCGCAAATTTTCCACGAACCTGAGACGTAAAAAGGATACTTTTCATGAATCGATGCTCTTTTTTATTTATCACGCTCTTGGCCCCGTGTGTCTTCACCCTGTCCGCTAGCAATGTACCGCAGGCACAGGCAACGCTTCCCGTTTTAAGCAACACAGCCAAAAAAGCGCCCCCTGCTGAAAAACAGCTTCCTTCCATAGCACCGACAATAAAAAATACTCCACAGCCTGTTGCTATAACTGCTACAGCAACCAAGAAACCTGTCAAAGGGAGCAAGGGAAGTGCTGAGCCCATCTGCACCATCGACACATCCTCGGATGGACCGATAATCCTTGGCAGTAAAGGGAGTATAGCCTCGGTAAAAGAAAAGGTTGCGCAGGTCACCTGTGCCACGGAGGCTCCGGCAGCCAGAGAAACCAAGCGACCTCGCCTTGCCGCCATCAACAAACATATCACCTCAAAAAGCGCCATTATTCTGGATGCAGAAACCGGAGATACGATTTTTGCCAAATCTCCTGACAATCCCCGGCAACCGGCATCAACCATTAAGGTGCTGACAGGCATGATTGCCATCAAACGCCTGAAAAAGAATGAAAAAGTTGAGGTTAGTCGCCATGCGGAAAAAATGCCGCGCTCCAAGGTCTATTTAAGCACCCAAAAGCAATATAAGGCGAACGACCTGATCAATGCAGTTCTTCTGGCTTCGGCAAATGATGCCAGCGTTGCCTTGGCCGAGAAAATTGCTGGTAGCGAAAAGGATTTTGCTAAGCTCATGACCCTGCATGCCCGACTTTGGGGAGCAAAAAACACCATCTGCCGCACGGCATCCGGCCTGACAGCCAAGGGGCAGCAGTCCACAGCCCGTGATCTGGCCCAAATCTTTCGACACGCTATGCAGGACAGGGAATTTGCCAAGCGTATGAAGCGGACCAAGATCAAGACCTCATACGGCAAGCTTCTGCGCAACCATAACAGGGCACTTTGGCAGGTTAACGGAGCGCTGGCAGGTAAGACCGGTTATACGAATATGGCTCGGCAAACCTATGTGGGGCAATTCCAACGCGGTGATGATACTATTGTTGTTGCCATCATGGGGAGTGAAACCATGTGGACAGACATCAAGCGGCTGGTTGAATATGGCTTTAAGAGGAAGGAGCAGGTTAGAATCGCTCAACTCGAAAAAACAAAATCTGAGAGTTAGTCGCACAATTATTCATCCACCTCCATTCAGGAGGAAAATACAAAGCAAAAAAAACCGCCCTGCCTCTCACAAGAGACAGGGCGGTTTTTTCCATCAGCACCAGGAAATATTTATGAAAAATTCTCACAAATTCACCCTGAATCCCGACTTCACGACAGAGGCATTCGACGATGAAATCCTGCTCTATGCCATATCCACAGGAAAAGGCATCTACCTCAATAAAACCGCTGGACTAGTTCTGGAGCTATGCGGGAAGGGGGCTTCTATTCAGGAAATTATCACTCTGCTGGAGGAAACCTATCCCGAGGAGAAGGACGATATCCAGCGGGACGTCGGAACCGCTGTCGAGACCCTACTGGCTCACAAAGCCCTGCTGGAGGTTGACGAACAGGAAGATGAGCAAAGCAATGGATAAGATCGTCGGTTTTTGCGATCAGTATGTGCGGATCGCATATAATAACCAGACAGCAGAATCCATAATCGATTTTCTCTGTGCTGACTTGTTGGTTACTCTGGATTCTGCAAAAACTGCCGCACCGCGAGCGACCTGTGAAGTCAGCGTTTCTGAAAACGAACAACTCTTTTCTCTACACCGCAACGGCGAGCAACTCTATCGGGGTACCTGCCAAAGGGCGCTGGCCTATGCCCTGGTCAATGAAATCATCTTTCAATGCCTTGATAAAAACGAGAGCGGCCTGGCCCTCCATGCCGCAGCTGTACAGGTAGATAAAGGTGGAATACTCCTGCCCGGCAACAGCGGGGCAGGAAAAAGTACCTTTGTCGCCTGGCTGACAGCCTGCGGTTGCGGGTATCTCACTGATGAGTTGGTCGTTCTTCTGTCCGAGGATTCCCACCATATATATCCGTTCACCCGCCCTCTCACCATCCGTTCCGCATCTGCCCAGGCTCTTGCCCCCTACGTTCAATTTAAAAAGGACGAAGTGCTGACAGGAGAGAGCGGTTTTATGGTGCCTCATCGCCAGCTCAATCCTGATTTCACACCGGCACAGCCGCCACTCTCATTGATTCTGTTTCCCCGCTTTCAGGCGGGAGCTTCCGCACAACTTACAGAACTGACTCCAGGTATCGGCTGTTCCAGACTGATGGAATGCTATGTGAACGCGAGAAATATTCCAGGGCACGGGATAAGTGAACTTGCACGACTAACCAGAAAAGTTCCCATCATGGAAATGACCTACGGAAGTTTTACTGATTTAGGAACCCTTTTGGCAGATACCCTGCCGGATTTTTTCCGGGATATTTTTTCCCAACCACCCTCCTGCTAACATATTTAACCCTATGCACCCTCTTCTCCAACTCTGCGCAAGAATAGAGCCGCATCCGGTTCAACAAAAACGTCTTGCTCAGGCATGTAGCGATTTCGCCACCTGGGACGATCTGATCCAACAGGCTGAAGCCCACGGCATGGCCCCTCTGCTTCTCCGCCATTTCCTTGCTGCCGGATTAGACGTACCAGATGATTTTCTCCGCCACCTCAGACTACTCGTTCTTCGCCATCGCCAGACCAACAGGGTGTTATCCCGGACCTTAGGCAAGGTGCTGTCCATATTAGCGGAGGCAGGTATTCCGGCCCTGGTTCTGAAAGGCGCAGCCCTCTGCCAGACCCTGTACCCGGACCCCGGCCTGCGGCCCATGCGGGATATCGACCTGCTCCTGCCTTGGGATGAGGCCCTGCCCGCCCATGCCCTGTTGCAACGGCACGGCTTTCAGGATCCAGCCGTATTCACTCCGGTGGACCATCTTCATCTTGCCGCCCTGTATCTGGAAACGGACGGCATAAAGGTCTGTCTTGAACTGCATCGCAGCCTTTTCCCGGATTGCCCGCCCTGCCCTGCCCGAATGGATTTTGCTACGCTGTCCAACAAGGCGGTTTCCTTTACAGCGGACGGTGTGCCAGCCTACACCTTGGCCAATGAAGAAATGATCTGGCATCTTTATCAACACGGATTCCATGCCCCGCTTACCTATGATCCCTTTAAACTGATCTCCGCCGCCGATCTTATCAGCTTTGTCGAGACCAAGCTGGATGAAATCGACTGGGATCGAATAAAATCGAAGTATCCCCATCTGCTTGCCGCTCTGCCTCATCTCCATCATTTGACCCCTTGGAACGATACGGTGCGGGAGCGGCTGGGCTTTGGGGAAGAAACCGCTCTGACCGGAGTGGGCGCATCCTTTACAGGCTGGCCAAGAAGAAAACTGGCAGCGTTAAAAGGACAGCCGCTTCGCGTGATTCTGCGAGACACCTTCCTGCCACCGGACTGGTGGTTGCGGATCTATTATGCCCCGACTGGACGGTTCGGACGATTACAGTGTCTCTTTATTAAGCATCCGGGACATATTTTCTGGTGGGTAAAACTGTACTGGAGTATTTTTCTCAAAGAGAGCTTACCAGAAGAGGAGATATCTGCTCCGATAAAGTTGCGGGATGTTCCAGTGATAATAAAAAACAGCGGCAAACTGATTGCTGCCTTGTGGCGGAAGGTGCATTAATTACATCGGGACACACCTCAAAATCTAAGGGCGCTTGGAAACGCCCCAGAATATTCTCGGTATCTCCCCTTTCCTTATATTACCCGGGCAGATTGGCGGATACAACCACGGAATATGCACCAGTGCGAATATCGTGATTTCGCTGTACGGATGAACTAGCCGGAATGAAAACTTCATCCCAAGATGTAGTTCCGTCGCAGTGTTGGTAATCTGAACGTACAGTTAGATCGGATCCTGAATTATTACGGATTTGCCAAGCCTGTCCAGATGGTACTGTTATAGATGATGACCATCTGGGTGCGCCATCAAGTAAAAAATCAATACTGTCTGATCCAGATGTCACCGCTAAAGTAGCGCCACATTCAGGTTCCGGCTCTGGTTCTGGTGCTGGTTCCGGCTCTACATCACCTGTGGGGACTTGAAGTGTCCCAGAGGCTTGCGCCTCGTTGCCTGAAGTCTGTGCCGTCAATCCAACGTTATTGATCCCTGGACCACATGACAAGGTAAATTCAGCTGTAAATCCACCGTCAGAACCTGTGGTGACTTCCTTAACCTCCGTACACATTGCCTCACTCGCATGGGCCGACGGCACCATAGCTTCCGCGACCGCTACCAAAAAGCCCTGATCCTTCGAGGTGGCGTTATCAGTAACACCTCCCGAATAACCTGATAAACTCAATGATAAAACCACACCGCTCTGTGCCGGGCTGATGCTACCGTTTGCCTGTATGGTCACAGATGCAGTACCGGTGTTCCCGCTGACTACTGAAAAATTCAAGGACACTATTTGGAGCGATGCCGAAGTTTGAGCATGTGCCGGTAACACAATCCCCTCAATGACCGGTTTCACCCATTTGTCCGGTAAAACCGTGGACCCGGCCAAGGCACCCACACCGTACGCCAAGGTTTTTATGGTTTTCCGGCGCAATGGGCTTGCGGGGGCGTTGCCCACTCGTGTCTGGTCGAATTTTTTCTTCATCTTCATCTCCTCTAACGTTCCTTCATTTGCATGATGATCAGTTCCTTTTATTCCCGTTGCAGACCATAACAAATCGGCAAAAAGGATGCAAAAAAAAACGCCTGCATCTCTGGGACACAGGCGGTTTTTAAGAGGAACGAGAAACTACTCGCTCAAAATTTTTTCATCAAGCCTTGCGGCAAAGCCTCCCAAATTCCCCAGGGTATGATCCGAAAGACCAATGGGAGTTCACCTTGGGTAATTATATCCGAAGCACTGGCTTGACGATGCAATGAAGAAGACAGATTTGTTTTATATCCGCTTTATGGATGACTGGGTGGTGATTGCGCCCACAAGATGGAAATTGCGTAAAGCAGTGGCAAAAGTTAACCGGGTGCTGGCTTCACTGTTGCTTGAAAAGCACCCGGATAAGACTTTTATTGGCAAGGCCATGCGGGGATTTACCTTTTTGGGGTATTTCCTCACTCCGCTGGCAATTTCTGTTGCCCAAAGTGCTGTAGACAACATGAAACAACGTATCGCCCGGCTTTATGAGCAGGGTGCCGGGATGACCGACATTGGGCGATACGTTGTTCGTTGGTTGCGGTGGGGTCGTAGCGGATTGAATATTAGAGGTCACTCTCTGATTGTTTCTACCCTAACCAACGTCCTGAACTTACATTTGTTCTGGTCGTTTGAACACCATGTAGGTGGGAGCGCTGCCTCATTCTTCCCATTATTTTTTCCGCTATTTGCTCACCTAAATCCCCCCAAGGTACCGAATTTACTCCACACAATATAAGCCCCTGTATGAGAGCAGGATATTTATATGGTCAAATACCTTATGAATACTTACGTATGCGTTTTAAACTACGCACAAAAAAAAATACTTACAATCTTTATCCCATTTGAATGCAACTATCATCCTCATGCACTCTGACTGACTTTGCTGCTGCAACTGCAGACTGAGTGAGGCTAGGCAAAGTCATGATACCCAAAGGTTCCAATGGGGGGTTTGCGCAAGGCTCATTTATTATAACATCGCCATCGCACCCAACGACGTCTAAAGACCAAGAAATAAACACTGGGCTCTCGTTTTTGATGGATATAAGTTGGCCTTGTGACGCAACCAGTGGGCCGGCACCCCATGTAACGCCTTCATCGATCGAAACCGAAAGGGGTGCGGTCGCGGACACGAGCACCGTGGCATCGCAAGGTGCGGTATCGGTGCCGCTTTTGGATGGGTTTCCTGCTGGTATATCCAGCCAGCCTAAATTGGGCGCCACTACTCCAGCAATCGTACCTTTCATGACTGCCTGGACGATGCCTTTGCCGCAGTTCAACTTAAATGTCACTTTATATTTGCCGTGGGCATCTGTTTTTACTTTTACTTTAACCGTACATTTGGGGGAGGTGGCAGCGTGGGCTGACGGAACCAACGCGTCGGAGATTGTCGCAAAAAGTGAGAACGGCGTGCCCCCGCCCGGCTTATGATTCTGGGTAATCACCGCCGTGTCGTAGCCTTCTAGCGTCATCTCCAGTTCGACATTGGCCTGGGCTGGCGTGATACAACCATTGGCCTCAATGGTCATCTCATCTGTCCCCGAATGACCTTCCACCAAGGTCAGCTCGTGCCGCCCGCTGCAGAACGTCACACCCGGTGCCGAGGTTTGGGCGTGCGCTGGCAACGCAATCCCCTGAATTATCGGGGTCACCCATTTGTCCGGCAGGACGGTGGAGCCTGCCAGGGCCCCGACCCCTACGGCCAGAGTTTTTATGGTTTTCCGTCGCAGCGGGCTTTTTGGTTGGTTGTTTACATCTTTTTGCTTTGTCATCTTCTCTCCTTGTTCTTGCAGGTTACCATTCTTTCACTGAACAACCAGTCTTCGTGGGAAGTGGGAAGTGGGAAGTGGGAAGTGGGAAGTGGGAAGTGGGAAGTAAAATATATTGAACGATACAAAAATGCAAGAAAAAAAGCGCTCGTACCTAATCTTGAAGATACAAGCGCTGAGCAATTCCGTAGGTATAATTAAGTGCAGCGTAATCAGACAATCCGGGATATAAACCGTCCGCTTTCATTTACACTCAAGCGGCCCTGTTTGCTCCACAGCTTTTTTTGTCCTGTACCGCACATTTCCAACACCAGACCAGCTGTTCTGTTCATATAGACACCCTTTCCGGTGGCAAAGTCTGGATTCAGGGTAAATACCTGGTCGGCTTGCATACAACTTTGCATGTGATGTTTTATACTTATCGATGCGATTGAGCCAAGCAGTACCTGCGCAACGTCTCCTTGCCCAAACTTTTGTCAGGAGCTTTTTTCGACAGATTGACTCAATGGGGACTCAGCCGCAACATTTTCTTCCTGCTCCTTCGGCTCCTCCAACTCTTTGGTGGAATCCTTAAAATTTCTGATTCCCTGTCCTAAACCGGCACCTATTTCAGGCAGTTTGCCAGCACCGAATAGGATGACAATAAGAACAAGTATGATCACCATCTCGGGCATTCCTAATCCGAACATTGCATTTCCTCTTTACCTAAATTATTCCCTTAAGTTACTATTTTAATTGCAAAAATTGAAAGCCACATCAACTGATGTCAGAAGCGTTTTGTATAGAGCCGCATCGAAGGAGAAGGTAATGGATTATCGCAATGGATATGATCCCCCACACACATGTTGTTGCTACCAAGTGCCTGCGTTAACTGTAAAGGTCACAGTTCCGTAGGTGTGATTGAGTACAGCGAAATCAGACAAACCGTGATAAACTGTCTTCACTGTTGCTGGAAAAGCACCCGGATAAAACCTTTATCGGCAAAGCCTCACGGGGCTTCACCTTTTTAGGGTATTTCCTTACCCCGCTGGCAATTTCGGTTGCCCAAAGTGCTGTAGACAACATGAAACAACGTATGGCCCGGCTTTATGAGCAAGGTGCCGGGATGAACGACATCGGGCTATACGTTGTGCGTTGGTTACGGTGGGCTCGAAATATTGGTCCCGATCTAGTCTTGAGTGGTTGTGAGTATGGTGGTATTGGTCATGTCGGGTTGTTCGAACAAAATTGAACAGAATACGAAGCCTCTAAAGTACCCTGCCCGTGCCAGGAGGGGAGGACTCAGTTAACCTACTGGGCAGGTCTATTTATAAAAACCGTATTACTTCGAATTTGGCCGCGTCCTCGGCGTCGATCACATGTTCATTCGTCGATTCTAGCGGCCCAAGAGTGTACTCAGCTCCGTCGACCGGCACACCGTCACAGTTGATATGCTCTTCCATGATGTACTCAGTGATAGCCGTTTTGTTTTTAACTTTAATCCGGTCTCCTGCTACGTAGGTTGCGATGGTGACGTTTAGCGCTTCATCGTTCTTGTACAATACTAGCGACGAAGCATAAGCTGAGATATCTACTCGAACGTAATCTTCACAGCTTAACTGCTTTGCACCGCTCTCATCGCTACAAGGATTACAGGGGGCTATGTCTAACCATCCAGCTCGGGTGGCACCGCCACCGATGTTGGCAGTCAACTCCACCTGAACAATACCAGGTCCACACCCTAATGTAAAATCGGCTGTGAACGACCCGTCCGCTGCCGTGGTCACCGACTGCTGTTGAGAGCACAGCGGAGACGCAGCCGCATGGGCTGAAGGCACCAATGCTTCTGAAAACGCTGTCAGAATGCTTGCTTCGGAGGACGATTCATTCTCAGTAATCACCGCCTGAGCATACCCAGCCAATGTTAAAGTGAATGTAACATTCGCCTGAGCCGGATTAAGGCACCCGGTTGCCCGTATAGTCACAGACGACGTCCCTGAATGACCACTCACAAGCTGCAAGTCCACCCGGCCATTGCAAAAGGCCAACTGAAACGCCGAAGTTTGCGCATGTGCCGGTAACACGATGCCCTGAATAATCGGGGTCACCCACTTCTCCGGCAACACGGTGGAGCCTGCCAGGGCCCCGACCCCTACGGCCAGAGTTTTTATGGTTTTCCGTCGCAGCGGGCTTTTTGGTTGGTTGTTTACATCTTTTTGCTTTGTCATCTTCTCTCCTTGTTCTTGCAGGTTACCATTCTTTCACTGAACAACCAGTCTTCGTGGGAAGTGGGAAGTGGGAAGTGGGAAGTAAAATATATTGAACGATACAAAAATGCAAGAAAAAAAGCGCTCGTACCTCTCTTGATACGAGCGCGGAGCATGATGAAATTTTTAACGTTCTGCTTAGACCTTACGACAAAGCCGACCAAAACCGCCGGGAATCGTTCCCGAGGACCAATAGGCACTGCCTTGTTTACAATCAACAAACCATTGTCCACCCGGTCTCCGTTCGCTATCCACCATAATAAAAGGCTGATCTGCGGAAAAGGCAGGATGAAGATAGAGCCCCTTGGCATTGAGCTCCTGCTCCAGAAGCGACATGGCCTCGGGCAGGGTCGGCATTCTCCAGTCATTATGCCCGGCAAAGCACTGGGCATTAATTTGCTCTATTTCCTTTCTCAACATGCGATGACTCATGATATCCAACCCTCCACGCTGCCACATCAGGCCAGTGGCCACATCGGTCACTGTTAAGCCATCACCGTTATCTACTAAATAATTCCTGAACAGCCCATCGGGATTTCGCTTCTGATCAGTGAAATTATACTCTTTGATCATCTTGTCCGCCTCTTCCTCCACAAACTCAAGGGTCATGGAAGGCAGAAGAATACGCGCCGGAAGATCCTCAGGGAGCGGTTCCTCACTCCCAGGAAGACCTGTGGCCCCCAGATGATCCCGCTGATCTTCCTCTTTCAGAGGAATAACCCGTGAAGTATCATCAGACTCCATGATATTATCAAGCAGCCACTGCTTCAATTCCCCGTTAATGGCATGGGTACGCTCAAAAAGCGCAACTTTGCCCTGTGATTGCACGCAACGTTGCATCATCTCAGCAGGAGCTTTTATCTCCGCCACAACTTTGGCGTGCTTGATTCCCCGCTCCATCAGGCAGAGCTTTGGCTTTTCGCCCCAGGCATCAACGAAAAAATAATAGATCCGTTCGTTGCTGCTGCGAACTCTTTCTCGGCCACCCCAACTCTCAAAGGTGCCGAAGCTGTATTCCGGTGTCATTTCCCAGTCTACGGCAGTCGGATTTCCTTCCAGATTCAATGCATTGAAAAGCCCCATAAACGCCTCCATTATTTTTTGAAATTTTCCAAAGTAAAGTATACTGTTCAATAAGATCGAAATAAACGTCTCTGCCCAGTTGAGCTGGACTCAGAAGCAGAACAAAAACGTTAAGCAAGTAAT is drawn from Candidatus Electrothrix aestuarii and contains these coding sequences:
- a CDS encoding serine hydrolase, with product MNRCSFLFITLLAPCVFTLSASNVPQAQATLPVLSNTAKKAPPAEKQLPSIAPTIKNTPQPVAITATATKKPVKGSKGSAEPICTIDTSSDGPIILGSKGSIASVKEKVAQVTCATEAPAARETKRPRLAAINKHITSKSAIILDAETGDTIFAKSPDNPRQPASTIKVLTGMIAIKRLKKNEKVEVSRHAEKMPRSKVYLSTQKQYKANDLINAVLLASANDASVALAEKIAGSEKDFAKLMTLHARLWGAKNTICRTASGLTAKGQQSTARDLAQIFRHAMQDREFAKRMKRTKIKTSYGKLLRNHNRALWQVNGALAGKTGYTNMARQTYVGQFQRGDDTIVVAIMGSETMWTDIKRLVEYGFKRKEQVRIAQLEKTKSES
- a CDS encoding PqqD family protein, with amino-acid sequence MKNSHKFTLNPDFTTEAFDDEILLYAISTGKGIYLNKTAGLVLELCGKGASIQEIITLLEETYPEEKDDIQRDVGTAVETLLAHKALLEVDEQEDEQSNG
- a CDS encoding nucleotidyltransferase family protein; translation: MHPLLQLCARIEPHPVQQKRLAQACSDFATWDDLIQQAEAHGMAPLLLRHFLAAGLDVPDDFLRHLRLLVLRHRQTNRVLSRTLGKVLSILAEAGIPALVLKGAALCQTLYPDPGLRPMRDIDLLLPWDEALPAHALLQRHGFQDPAVFTPVDHLHLAALYLETDGIKVCLELHRSLFPDCPPCPARMDFATLSNKAVSFTADGVPAYTLANEEMIWHLYQHGFHAPLTYDPFKLISAADLISFVETKLDEIDWDRIKSKYPHLLAALPHLHHLTPWNDTVRERLGFGEETALTGVGASFTGWPRRKLAALKGQPLRVILRDTFLPPDWWLRIYYAPTGRFGRLQCLFIKHPGHIFWWVKLYWSIFLKESLPEEEISAPIKLRDVPVIIKNSGKLIAALWRKVH
- the tatA gene encoding twin-arginine translocase TatA/TatE family subunit, producing MFGLGMPEMVIILVLIVILFGAGKLPEIGAGLGQGIRNFKDSTKELEEPKEQEENVAAESPLSQSVEKSS
- a CDS encoding DUF1566 domain-containing protein, producing the protein MGLFNALNLEGNPTAVDWEMTPEYSFGTFESWGGRERVRSSNERIYYFFVDAWGEKPKLCLMERGIKHAKVVAEIKAPAEMMQRCVQSQGKVALFERTHAINGELKQWLLDNIMESDDTSRVIPLKEEDQRDHLGATGLPGSEEPLPEDLPARILLPSMTLEFVEEEADKMIKEYNFTDQKRNPDGLFRNYLVDNGDGLTVTDVATGLMWQRGGLDIMSHRMLRKEIEQINAQCFAGHNDWRMPTLPEAMSLLEQELNAKGLYLHPAFSADQPFIMVDSERRPGGQWFVDCKQGSAYWSSGTIPGGFGRLCRKV